The following proteins come from a genomic window of Anguilla rostrata isolate EN2019 chromosome 17, ASM1855537v3, whole genome shotgun sequence:
- the LOC135242836 gene encoding guanine nucleotide-binding protein G(I)/G(S)/G(O) subunit gamma-T2-like — MARDMSDKDLLKMELDQLKVEVKTEREPLSKTAKAIVEWVDSHSPEDPLIKGVSEDKNPYKEKSGCEIS, encoded by the exons ATGGCGCGGGACATGTCTGATAAGGACCTCCTGAAGATGGAGCTCGATCAGCTGAAGGTGGAGGTAAAAACTGAGAGGGAACCG CTGTCAAAGACGGCCAAAGCGATTGTAGAATGGGTTGACAGCCATTCTCCCGAAGACCCCCTCATCAAAGGAGTGTCGGAAGATAAGAACCCCTACAAGGAGAAGAGCGGCTGTGAAATAAGCtag